From one Microbacterium aurum genomic stretch:
- the hpaD gene encoding 3,4-dihydroxyphenylacetate 2,3-dioxygenase, producing the protein MTNRHDMTLTSSGYYVSAEAPIHSDNPVATPAASPPDILRCAYMELVVTDLTASRWFYVDVLGLYVTEEDDEAIYLRSTEEFIHHNLVLRKGPIAAVAAFSYRVRSAEDLDRAVAFYTELGCRVERRPEGFVKGIGDSVRVEDPLGFPYEFFYETTHVERLSWRYDLHTPGELVRLDHFNQVTPDVPRAVRHYQDLGFRVTEDIQDEAGTVYAAWMRRKPTVHDTAATGGDGPRMHHVAFATHEKHNILAICDKLGALRRSDAIERGPGRHGVSNAFYLYLRDPDGHRVEIYTQDYYTGDPDNPVVTWDVHDNQRRDWWGNPVVPSWYTEASLVLDLDGNPQPVVARTDDSEMAVTIGADGFSYTRPGEDSMPDYKKGEYKLGHQL; encoded by the coding sequence ATGACCAACCGCCATGACATGACCCTGACCTCGTCGGGCTACTACGTGAGCGCCGAGGCGCCGATCCACTCCGACAACCCGGTCGCGACACCCGCGGCATCCCCGCCCGACATCCTGCGCTGCGCGTACATGGAGCTCGTGGTGACCGACCTCACGGCATCCCGCTGGTTCTACGTCGACGTGCTCGGCCTGTACGTCACCGAAGAGGACGACGAGGCGATCTACCTGCGCTCGACGGAGGAGTTCATCCACCACAACCTCGTGCTGCGCAAGGGACCGATCGCGGCCGTCGCGGCGTTCAGCTACCGCGTGCGGTCGGCGGAGGACCTCGACCGCGCGGTCGCGTTCTACACCGAACTCGGATGCCGCGTCGAGCGCCGCCCGGAGGGATTCGTGAAGGGCATCGGCGACTCGGTCCGCGTCGAGGACCCGCTCGGCTTCCCGTACGAGTTCTTCTACGAGACGACGCACGTCGAGCGGCTGAGCTGGCGCTACGACCTGCACACGCCCGGCGAGCTCGTGCGCCTCGACCACTTCAACCAGGTCACCCCCGACGTGCCGCGCGCCGTGCGCCACTACCAGGACCTCGGCTTCCGCGTGACGGAGGACATCCAGGACGAGGCCGGCACCGTCTACGCCGCGTGGATGCGCCGCAAGCCCACCGTGCACGACACCGCCGCGACCGGCGGCGACGGCCCGCGCATGCACCACGTCGCCTTCGCGACGCACGAGAAGCACAACATCCTCGCGATCTGCGACAAGCTCGGGGCTCTCCGCCGCTCGGACGCGATCGAGCGCGGCCCCGGCCGCCACGGTGTCAGCAACGCGTTCTACCTGTACCTGCGCGACCCCGACGGGCACCGCGTCGAGATCTACACGCAGGACTACTACACCGGCGACCCCGACAACCCGGTCGTCACGTGGGACGTGCACGACAACCAGCGCCGCGACTGGTGGGGAAACCCCGTGGTCCCGTCGTGGTACACCGAGGCCTCCCTCGTGCTCGACCTCGACGGCAACCCCCAGCCGGTCGTCGCCCGCACCGACGACTCCGAGATGGCGGTCACGATCGGCGCGGACGGCTTCAGCTACACCCGCCCCGGTGAGGACTCGATGCCCGACTACAAGAAGGGCGAGTACAAGCTGGGGCACCAGCTCTGA